A DNA window from Ctenopharyngodon idella isolate HZGC_01 chromosome 8, HZGC01, whole genome shotgun sequence contains the following coding sequences:
- the LOC127517136 gene encoding HLA class II histocompatibility antigen, DP alpha 1 chain, which translates to MELYVFMFMLAALVSSEKKVVHEDFAVTGCSDTEKEEIYGMDREEVWHADFIRGEGEITLPDFSDPIGYDGFYQQAVANQEICKQNLATAIKAYKYPQEKMDKPQTSIYARNDVQLNVENLLICHVTGFFPPPVRVSWNKNNEDLKADSLSQYRPNEDGTYNIFSSLTFTPVEGDIYSCTVNHTSLDQPETKTWDVDVAVPGVGPAVFCGVGLSLGLLGVAAGTFFLIKGNNCN; encoded by the exons ATGGAGCTCTATGTATTTATGTTCATGCTTGCCGCACTTGTTTCTTCTGAGAAAAAAG ttGTTCATGAGGATTTTGCTGTAACTGGATGCTCTGATAcagagaaagaggaaatataTGGAATGGATAGAGAGGAAGTGTGGCACGCAGACTTTATTAGAGGAGAAGGAGAAATTACTCTACCTGACTTTTCAGATCCCATTGGCTATGATGGATTCTATCAGCAAGCTGTTGCTAACCAAGAAATCTGCAAACAAAACTTAGCCACAGCTATCAAAGCTTATAAATATCCACAAGAGAAAATGG ACAAACCTCAGACTTCCATCTATGCCAGGAATGATGTGCAGCTAAATGTTGAAAACCTCCTCATCTGTCATGTGACTGGATTCTTCCCTCCTCCTGTCAGAGTCtcatggaataaaaacaacgagGATTTAAAAGCAGACAGTCTAAGTCAGTATCGCCCAAATGAGGACGGAACTTACAACATCTTCTCCAGTCTGACGTTCACACCTGTGGAGGGAGACATTTACAGCTGCACTGTGAACCACACATCTCTCGATCAACCTGAGACCAAAACATggg ATGTGGATGTTGCTGTACCCGGTGTTGGTCCAGCTGTGTTCTGTGGAGTGGGTCTGTCTCTGGGGCTGCTGGGAGTTGCTGCTGGAACATTCTTCCTCATTAAAGGAAACAACTGCAACTGA
- the LOC127517132 gene encoding H-2 class II histocompatibility antigen, E-S beta chain, translating into MSLPKILSCHLILMLSAFTGAANGYYNSVWYRCIHSSRDLSDMVFIVDGIFNKDVLIQFNSTVGKFVGYTDLGVHNAELYNKDPNILNQWRGEKDRYCTHNAKNRQSAIADKTVPPEVKLTSVTQASGRHPAMLMCSAYNFYPHQIQVSWMRDGKVVKSDVTSTEEMPNGDWYYQIHSHLEYTPKSGEKISCAVDHAGLTKPIIIDWDPSLPEPERNKIAIGASGLVLGIIIAAAGLIYYKKKSSGRILVPS; encoded by the exons ATGTCACTGCCGAAGATCTTGAGTTGTCATCTCATACTGATGCTGTCTGCATTCACTGGAGCAG caaatggATACTACAATTCTGTGTGGTATAGATGCATCCACAGCTCCCGTGATCTCAGTGACATGGTGTTCATTGTTGACGGTATCTTCAATAAGGATGTGCTCATACAGTTCAACAGCACTGTTGGGAAATTTGTGGGGTACACTGATCTTGGAGTACATAATGCAGAATTATATAACAAAGATCCCAACATTCTGAACCAATGGAGAGGTGAAAAGGACAGATACTGCACACATAATGCTAAAAACAGACAGTCAGCTATCGCTGATAAAACAG TGCCACCAGAGGTTAAGCTCACTTCAGTGACTCAGGCCAGTGGCAGACATCCAGCTATGTTGATGTGCAGCGCTTACAACTTCTACCCACACCAGATCCAAGTTTCCTGGATGAGAGACGGTAAAGTTGTGAAGTCTGATGTGACTTCAACTGAGGAGATGCCTAATGGAGACTGGTACTACCAGATTCACTCCCACCTAGAATACACTCCCaaatctggagagaagatctcctGTGCGGTGGATCACGCCGGCTTAACTAAACCCATCATCATAGACTGGG ATCCTTCTCTTCCTGAGCCTGAGAGGAATAAAATCGCCATTGGAGCCTCTGGCCTGGTGCTGGGAATCATCATAGCAGCTGCTGGACTCATTTACTACAAGAAGAAATCATCAG gGAGGATCCTGGTACCATCTTAA